The Hydrogenothermus marinus DNA segment TGTATGTCCATATCCTAGAGCATACTCTTTATTTAAATATTTTTTTCTTATTTCAGGATCTAAAAGAGGCATCTCATTTCTATCATGCCTTCTATAAACAACTTTTTTTCTTTTTTTCATTAATTACTACCTCCTTTATATAAAAAGTTTAATAAAGATTTTTGAGCATGTAGTCTATTTTCTGCTTGATCAAATATAATATCAGCAAACATCTCAAAAACTTCTTCTGTTATTTCTTCACCTTTATGTGCTGGAAGACAATGCATTACAATAGCATTTTTATTTGCTTTAGATAAAAGATTTTTATTTATGGTAAAACCTTCAAAAACATTTTTTTTATTTGATTCATTTTCTTGTCCCATACTTACCCAAACATCAGTGTATAAAATATCAGATTCTTTTACTGCTTCTTCTGGATTATTTGTTATTTCAATATTAACTCCTGTTTCTTTTGCAAAATCTAAAGCAGTCTTGATAGCTTTTCCATTTGGTTCATACATTGGAGGTGTAGCAACTGATATATTTATTCCCATCATTGAACAAGCTATCAATAAAGTATTTGCCATATTATTTCCATCACCAATATATGTTAGTTTTAAACCTTCTAACTTACCAAATCTTTCTTTTATTGTTTGTAAATCTGCCAAAACCTGACATGGATGTTGATAATCTGTAAGAGCATTTATTACGGGGACATTTCCATACCTTGCTAAATCTTCTACTTCTTGATGGCTATATGTTCTTATTACAATGCCATCTAAGTATCTTGACATTACTCTTGCAGTATCTTTTATATCTTCACCTCTACTTAACTGAGTAGAAGAACCAAGAATATAAATAGGTTGTCCGCCAAGATGCTTAACTCCAACTTCAAAAGAAAGTCTTGTTCTTGTAGATTGTTTCATAAAAATTAATCCAATAGATTTATTTTTTAAAATATTATTAGCAAAAGGATTTTTTTTAATATAAAATGCATAATCTAAAATTT contains these protein-coding regions:
- the argF gene encoding ornithine carbamoyltransferase encodes the protein MKRDFVNFEDLSRDEVLEILDYAFYIKKNPFANNILKNKSIGLIFMKQSTRTRLSFEVGVKHLGGQPIYILGSSTQLSRGEDIKDTARVMSRYLDGIVIRTYSHQEVEDLARYGNVPVINALTDYQHPCQVLADLQTIKERFGKLEGLKLTYIGDGNNMANTLLIACSMMGINISVATPPMYEPNGKAIKTALDFAKETGVNIEITNNPEEAVKESDILYTDVWVSMGQENESNKKNVFEGFTINKNLLSKANKNAIVMHCLPAHKGEEITEEVFEMFADIIFDQAENRLHAQKSLLNFLYKGGSN